The Methylomonas koyamae genome has a segment encoding these proteins:
- a CDS encoding Uma2 family endonuclease encodes MALAKLKSRISPEQYLAGERQSELRHQLIDGEIYAMTGGSENHNLLEGNIFNLFKNGLKGKPCKTFMSDMKLRIADDFFYPDVMVVCGEDKQDNYYKTAPVVIVEVLSKTTRKFDQTAKRLRCQTIPTLEEYVLVEQDKGEIQVFRRNQHWQSFYYYLGDQIEFAALDLSLSVADIYEQVDNEDVAAFNQAPPAEPLL; translated from the coding sequence ATGGCCCTTGCCAAACTTAAATCCCGCATCAGTCCCGAACAATATCTGGCCGGCGAACGCCAGTCCGAGCTTCGGCATCAATTAATCGACGGCGAAATCTATGCGATGACCGGCGGCAGCGAGAACCATAACTTGCTGGAAGGTAATATTTTCAATTTGTTCAAGAACGGCCTGAAAGGCAAGCCGTGCAAAACCTTCATGTCCGATATGAAACTGCGCATCGCCGACGATTTTTTCTACCCGGACGTAATGGTGGTTTGCGGCGAAGATAAGCAGGACAACTACTACAAAACCGCGCCGGTGGTGATCGTGGAAGTCCTGTCCAAAACCACCCGCAAATTCGACCAGACCGCCAAACGCCTGCGCTGCCAGACCATTCCGACGTTGGAAGAATACGTACTGGTCGAGCAGGATAAAGGCGAGATTCAGGTATTCCGCCGCAACCAGCATTGGCAGTCGTTTTATTACTATCTGGGCGACCAAATCGAATTCGCAGCGCTGGATCTCAGCCTGAGCGTGGCCGACATCTACGAGCAAGTCGATAACGAGGACGTCGCCGCGTTTAACCAAGCGCCGCCGGCCGAACCGTTGCTGTAA